In one Vicinamibacteria bacterium genomic region, the following are encoded:
- a CDS encoding PQQ-binding-like beta-propeller repeat protein, producing the protein MVFLLILLLADWPQFLGPERNGTYDGPPIRGDAPKLVWQTGVGAGFAGPVVVGERLIVFHREEDREIIEALERKTGQPLWQRHYPTSYRDDFGFDEGPRSVPVVVKGVVYTFGAQGVLSAVELETGRALWSVDTRKRFRVVKGFFGAAGSPVVEDGRVLLNVGGRDAGLAAFDAATGEVLWTAGKDEASYSSPVTASFAGKRLALFFTRDGLVAVDPATGEEKHRLQWHSRSRASVNAASPLVVGDIVFLSASYGTGAIALAVEPGGLETLWSGDESLSNHYATSVQRDGILYGFHGRQEYTQSFRAVELRTGKVLWSEDGFGAGTVTLAADKLVIVHESGELVIAGAEAERYRPISRAKLIPGVIRAYPALSDAILYVRNSKTLAAFDLADGK; encoded by the coding sequence ATGGTCTTCCTCCTGATCCTGTTGCTGGCCGATTGGCCTCAGTTTCTCGGCCCCGAGCGCAACGGCACATACGACGGGCCGCCGATTCGTGGCGATGCGCCGAAGCTCGTCTGGCAAACGGGTGTCGGGGCCGGCTTCGCCGGACCGGTGGTCGTTGGAGAGCGCCTCATCGTGTTCCATCGAGAGGAGGATCGGGAGATTATCGAGGCGCTCGAACGCAAGACGGGCCAGCCGCTGTGGCAGCGCCATTACCCCACGAGCTACCGCGATGACTTCGGCTTCGACGAGGGGCCGCGCTCGGTTCCCGTGGTCGTGAAGGGCGTCGTGTATACCTTCGGAGCGCAAGGCGTGCTGTCCGCCGTGGAGCTCGAGACGGGCAGAGCTCTGTGGTCGGTGGACACCCGCAAGCGGTTCCGGGTCGTCAAAGGCTTTTTCGGTGCGGCGGGCTCGCCCGTCGTGGAAGACGGTCGTGTTCTGTTGAACGTGGGTGGCCGCGACGCGGGCCTCGCCGCCTTTGATGCGGCGACGGGAGAGGTCCTGTGGACCGCGGGGAAGGACGAGGCCAGCTACTCCTCACCGGTGACGGCGAGCTTCGCTGGCAAGAGGCTCGCGCTTTTTTTCACTCGCGACGGTCTCGTCGCCGTGGATCCGGCGACGGGCGAAGAGAAGCATCGTCTCCAGTGGCACTCGCGCTCCCGCGCCTCGGTGAACGCCGCGTCGCCGCTCGTGGTCGGCGACATCGTGTTTCTTTCCGCGAGCTACGGCACGGGCGCAATCGCACTCGCCGTCGAACCGGGCGGTCTCGAGACTCTCTGGTCGGGAGACGAGTCTTTGTCGAACCACTACGCGACGAGCGTTCAGCGCGACGGGATCCTGTACGGTTTTCATGGACGGCAGGAGTACACGCAGAGCTTTCGCGCGGTCGAGCTACGAACCGGGAAGGTCCTTTGGAGTGAGGATGGATTTGGCGCGGGAACGGTTACCCTTGCCGCGGACAAGCTCGTGATCGTGCACGAGTCGGGTGAGCTCGTCATCGCCGGTGCGGAAGCCGAGCGCTATCGCCCCATCTCGCGCGCGAAACTCATCCCCGGTGTGATTCGGGCCTATCCCGCGTTGTCCGATGCCATTCTGTACGTCCGAAACTCCAAGACGCTCGCCGCGTTCGACCTCGCCGACGGGAAATAG
- a CDS encoding RES family NAD+ phosphorylase, whose amino-acid sequence MRLWRISRSRHARRPLSGRGGLFASGRWHSRGRRIVYTSSTLSLAALEVLVHTDRDLLPDDLVQIEIEIPNEISMKSILARALPRNWRAYPGPPILRELGDEWLDGAESAVLRVPSAVIPQEHNFLLNPAHPEAARFRVVSRSRFVLDPRLLQGS is encoded by the coding sequence GTGCGCCTTTGGCGGATCAGCCGATCGCGGCACGCCCGTCGTCCGCTGAGCGGCCGAGGCGGGCTTTTCGCTTCCGGTCGGTGGCACTCTCGAGGCCGTAGAATCGTCTACACGTCGTCGACTCTTTCGCTCGCCGCGCTCGAGGTTCTCGTCCACACGGATAGGGATCTCCTTCCGGACGATCTCGTTCAGATCGAAATAGAGATTCCGAACGAGATCTCGATGAAGTCCATCCTTGCGCGCGCTCTCCCGCGAAACTGGCGCGCCTATCCGGGCCCCCCGATTCTGCGCGAACTAGGAGATGAATGGCTCGATGGTGCCGAGAGCGCCGTCTTGCGGGTTCCGTCAGCGGTCATCCCGCAAGAGCACAATTTCCTGCTGAACCCGGCGCACCCCGAGGCGGCACGGTTCCGGGTCGTTTCCCGGTCCAGGTTTGTGCTGGATCCTCGTCTCCTCCAAGGATCGTAA
- a CDS encoding 5'-methylthioadenosine/S-adenosylhomocysteine nucleosidase, translated as MSRFPILRLVAVFFATALAAQETPLAIQGAVDSELGPLIEAVGSPEPRVIDGFSFWEGKIGGRAVVISRTEVGMVNAAVATTLLIRDYTPRAIINQGTAGATDASLGVGDIVLGEASAPFGSIRTKPRKRGEGIDIDQWEILPRWLRLNGERVLFERFVADPALLDAALETPYDEGRLIRGVVGSADEWNREVDKLLWAKERFGIVSEDMESASVHQVAHLYGVPFLAVRIISNSEYNDPEFRRELGATCAAYVVALAKRLASLSELRER; from the coding sequence GTGAGCCGCTTTCCCATCCTGCGACTGGTCGCCGTCTTCTTCGCCACGGCCCTTGCGGCGCAAGAGACTCCCCTCGCCATACAGGGCGCGGTCGACTCCGAGCTCGGTCCGTTGATCGAAGCCGTGGGGAGCCCCGAGCCGCGCGTCATCGACGGCTTCAGCTTCTGGGAAGGAAAGATTGGCGGGAGGGCGGTCGTGATCTCTCGCACCGAGGTCGGCATGGTGAACGCCGCGGTGGCGACGACTCTGCTCATTCGAGACTACACCCCGAGAGCCATCATCAACCAGGGCACCGCTGGAGCAACGGACGCTTCGCTGGGTGTCGGAGACATCGTTCTCGGGGAAGCCAGTGCACCGTTCGGTTCCATTCGCACGAAGCCGAGAAAGCGGGGCGAAGGGATCGATATCGATCAATGGGAGATCCTTCCCCGTTGGCTTCGCCTGAACGGGGAGCGGGTTCTGTTCGAGCGTTTCGTCGCCGATCCGGCTCTGCTCGACGCCGCCCTCGAGACCCCGTATGACGAGGGAAGGCTGATTCGCGGCGTGGTGGGCTCGGCCGACGAGTGGAACCGTGAGGTGGACAAGCTCCTCTGGGCGAAAGAGAGGTTCGGCATCGTGAGCGAGGATATGGAGAGCGCTTCGGTTCACCAGGTGGCCCACCTCTACGGAGTGCCGTTTCTCGCGGTCCGCATCATCTCGAATTCCGAGTACAACGATCCGGAGTTCCGCCGTGAGCTCGGGGCCACCTGCGCCGCCTACGTCGTCGCTCTCGCGAAGCGCCTCGCTTCGTTGTCAGAGCTACGGGAACGATGA
- a CDS encoding antitoxin Xre/MbcA/ParS toxin-binding domain-containing protein — MASMMADQSKRVADLLGGREVFHGKIRAPGDMQRALREGLPFAAFDALVDALEMSSLQLARLLGVATRTLARRKDQGQLSPIESDRLYRVAHVLLLAAEVLGSIDKARHWLTRPNRALGGETPLSYLDTEVGQQQVEDLLLRLSHGIYS; from the coding sequence ATGGCATCAATGATGGCCGACCAGTCGAAGCGTGTGGCCGATCTGCTAGGAGGCCGCGAGGTCTTCCACGGCAAGATTCGGGCCCCGGGCGACATGCAGCGCGCCTTGCGCGAGGGACTTCCATTCGCTGCGTTCGATGCACTAGTCGATGCGCTGGAGATGAGCTCGCTGCAGCTGGCAAGGCTTCTCGGGGTTGCCACGCGGACGCTGGCGCGAAGGAAAGACCAGGGCCAGCTCTCGCCCATCGAATCGGACCGACTATACCGCGTGGCCCACGTCTTGCTTCTCGCAGCCGAAGTCCTCGGCTCTATCGACAAAGCCCGGCATTGGCTCACCCGGCCCAATCGGGCGCTCGGAGGAGAAACGCCGCTTTCGTACCTCGATACCGAGGTCGGGCAGCAACAAGTCGAAGATCTCTTGTTGCGACTGAGCCACGGGATCTATAGTTAG
- a CDS encoding beta-propeller fold lactonase family protein has protein sequence MKSTTFVIFLALLDCTVVSAETILIADKTADTLLFFDTNAGKVTRSVPVGGNPHEVAVTPDGRVAFTANSRSNTVSVVDVASGTERRRLESPLFAYPHGMAVHPDGTTLFLTVEQKSLLVAIDVETLEIKESYPTEMQGSHMVVLSPTGDVAYLTNRESHSVTRLDTTSPGHLEHAAAGRGAEGIALTPDGRLLLAANRNDNDVILFDTSSLEPSGRIPVGEAPVRIACSPDGRRALVTHRASHQVQVLDLDSKAVTARFPVGREPGGVLFSRDGRQAFVANTGEGTLSVIDVSALKVIATHDAGEGPDGMVFVPDSPDATENDNQ, from the coding sequence ATGAAGTCAACGACGTTCGTTATTTTTCTAGCTCTTCTCGACTGCACGGTGGTGTCTGCCGAGACGATTCTCATCGCCGACAAGACGGCCGACACGCTCCTCTTCTTCGACACCAACGCGGGCAAGGTGACGCGCTCGGTGCCGGTGGGAGGGAATCCGCATGAAGTGGCGGTGACCCCCGATGGACGGGTCGCTTTCACCGCGAACTCCAGGAGCAACACCGTCTCCGTTGTCGACGTCGCTTCCGGGACGGAGCGGCGTCGCCTCGAATCTCCGCTTTTCGCCTACCCGCACGGGATGGCCGTCCACCCCGACGGGACCACTCTTTTCTTGACGGTCGAGCAGAAGAGTCTCTTGGTCGCGATCGACGTGGAGACGCTCGAGATCAAAGAGAGCTACCCGACCGAGATGCAAGGCTCCCACATGGTCGTGCTATCGCCAACGGGAGATGTGGCGTACCTGACGAACCGAGAATCGCATTCGGTCACGAGGCTCGATACGACGAGTCCGGGCCATCTCGAGCACGCCGCCGCCGGCAGGGGTGCCGAAGGGATTGCTCTTACGCCCGACGGCAGGTTACTGCTCGCCGCCAACCGAAACGACAACGACGTGATCCTTTTCGACACTTCGTCGCTCGAGCCGTCCGGGCGAATCCCGGTCGGTGAAGCTCCGGTACGGATCGCCTGCTCTCCGGACGGGCGCCGGGCTCTCGTGACGCACCGAGCCTCTCACCAGGTCCAGGTCCTGGATCTCGACAGCAAGGCCGTCACCGCGCGTTTCCCGGTCGGCCGCGAGCCCGGTGGGGTCCTCTTCTCGCGCGACGGGCGCCAGGCCTTCGTGGCCAACACCGGCGAGGGAACGTTGTCGGTAATCGACGTGAGCGCGCTCAAAGTGATCGCGACCCACGACGCCGGAGAAGGACCCGATGGGATGGTCTTCGTACCCGACAGCCCTGATGCTACCGAGAACGACAATCAATAA